The sequence below is a genomic window from Sorangiineae bacterium MSr12523.
CCATTTCCGAGGATGAATTGGTGCGCGCCAAAGCGCGGCTGGAGCTATCGACGTTGCAATCGATGGAGACGATGAGCGGCAAGGCGGAGCAAATTGGCTTTTACGAGACGGTGCTCGGGGACGCATCGGTGAGCTTCCGGCGGCTCGAAGAGTACCGCCGCACCACCATGGGTGACGTGCTGCGCGTGGCGCGCCGTTACCTGGTGGATCGCGCCCGCACGACGATTCACGTGCAGCCCGAAGAAGCGACGAGCTGCGCGCCAGCCTCCCCTCGGGGGACGGAGGCCGCAGAATGACCACGCGCATCGAGCTGGAAGGCGGAGCGCTGCTCTACGTCGAAGAGAGCCATGCGATTCCGTTGGTCGAGGTGGTCGTGTCCACGCGGAGCGGCTCCGCGCACGATTCGGTGGAGAAGCAAGGGCTTTTCCGCACCACGCTGGGCATGCTCCGCCGCGGCGCGCGCGATCTGACATCGCACCAGATCGAAGATGCGCTGGACCGATTGGGCAGCGAGATATCGCTCGACGTGAACGCGTCGATCTCCACGGTGTACGGGCAGGTCATCGAGCGCAACCTCGGGCCGTTCATCGAGTTGTTCGCGACCTTGCTGGAGTCGCCGACGTTCCCCGAGGACGAATTCGGGCGTTTGAAGCGCGAAATCGTGGCCGATCTGATCGGCGCGCGCGACAACGACAGGGCGCTCGCGCAGCGGGCCTTTCGCCGCGGGCTGTTCCGCGATCATCCGTACTCGCGCTCGGCGGCGGGCACCATCCCGGGTGTGGAATCATTGACGACGGATGATGCGCGTGCGGAGTACCGCAAGCACTTCGTCAAAGGGAACATCGTCATCGGCTTTTCGGGCGACATTTCGCTGGAGGCGGCGGAGAAGCATGCGCGGCGCCTCATTCGCGATATCCCCGACGGCCCGCGGCTGGAGGATCCGGTTCCCCCGCCCGCGCCCATTGCCGGGCGCCGTCTCGTCTTCGTGGACAAGCCGGAGCGCACGCAGACGCAGATCGTGATTGGCCAATTGGGCACGTCGCCGCACGACGACGACCACATTCCGCTGACCGTCGCCAACGCGGTATTCGGCGGCACCTTCACGTCGCGGTTGATGCGCGAGGTGCGGTCGAAGCGCGGCTGGTCCTACGGCGCATCGTCGCGCCTGGGCATCGATCGGCAGCGGCATTCGTTCGCCATGGTGACCTTCCCCGCAGCCACCGACGCCGCCGCCTGCATCGCCCTGCAACTGGAGCTCTTCACCGATCTCGTGGAAAAAGGCATTACGGCCCGCGAGCTCGCCTTCATCAAGCGCTACCTCGCCCGCTCCTTTGCCTTCGAGGTCGACACCGCCAGCAAGCGGCTGCACCAGGCGCTCGACGTCGAGCTTCTGGGTCTGCCCGCGAATTACTACTCCGGCCACGTGGCCCAGGTGGAAGCGGTCACCTTGGAGCAGGCCAACACCGCCCTGAAAAACCGCCTCACGACGCGCGACCTGCTGGTCTCCATCGTGGGCACCGCCTCGGAAATCGAAGGCAAGGTCCGCGAGGCAATTCCCGAACTCGGCGCGCACGACATCGTGCCGTTCGACCGCGATTAACCCTCCCAGAAGATTGAACAGGGAGGGGGGGAGGCGGGGAGGGATACAACGCGAATCCCACCGCGTGCCAAGGCTTTTTTAGTTTTTCAGTTGGCTTCGTGAGCCAAGTGAAAACCCAAACCAGCCTCGGTGCGCGGTGGGATTTGTGCCGTATCCCTCCCCGCCTCCCCCCCTCCCTGTTCAAATTCTCTTGGCGAGCACCTCGGCGAGGGAGGTGTCGTAGCGGCCCGAGCGGAATTCGGGGCTCTCGAGGATGGCCTGGAGGAAGGCGACGTTGGTGACGCAGGGTGCGATTTTCGTCCCCGCGAGGGCGCGCGCCAGTTCGGCGATCGAGGCTTCGCGATCGGCGCCCCAGGCGACGACCTTGGCCACCATGGGATCGTAGAACGGCGTCACCTTCGAGCCGGCGGCCACGCCCGATTCGATGCGCAGGGCGCGCGTTTGGGCATCGCCCACGCCGCCGGCCCAGACCAATTCGTCGATGGCGCCCGGCTTGGGGATGAACCCCTTCTTCGGATCCTCGGCGTAGACGCGCACCTCGATGGAGTGCCCCTCGGGATGCACCCGCGATAGATCGGGCAGCGGCTCGCCCGCGGCGACGCGAAGCTGCAGCTCCACCAGATCGAGGCCGAGCACCATCTCCGTGACGGGGTGCTCGACCTGCAGGCGCGCATTCACCTCCAGGAAGAACAGATCGCCCGAGGCGTCCGCGATGAACTCGCACGTGCCCGCGCCCACGT
It includes:
- a CDS encoding insulinase family protein, whose product is MTTRIELEGGALLYVEESHAIPLVEVVVSTRSGSAHDSVEKQGLFRTTLGMLRRGARDLTSHQIEDALDRLGSEISLDVNASISTVYGQVIERNLGPFIELFATLLESPTFPEDEFGRLKREIVADLIGARDNDRALAQRAFRRGLFRDHPYSRSAAGTIPGVESLTTDDARAEYRKHFVKGNIVIGFSGDISLEAAEKHARRLIRDIPDGPRLEDPVPPPAPIAGRRLVFVDKPERTQTQIVIGQLGTSPHDDDHIPLTVANAVFGGTFTSRLMREVRSKRGWSYGASSRLGIDRQRHSFAMVTFPAATDAAACIALQLELFTDLVEKGITARELAFIKRYLARSFAFEVDTASKRLHQALDVELLGLPANYYSGHVAQVEAVTLEQANTALKNRLTTRDLLVSIVGTASEIEGKVREAIPELGAHDIVPFDRD